A region from the bacterium genome encodes:
- a CDS encoding PorV/PorQ family protein codes for MQKLINLICFINLIITLPVFAQDKYTGETCANFLKLDVGARQGALAGAFAGVGDDVNTINYNPAGLVYAGTISLTAMHNQWFQSIKYEYLGYAQQMWWGGVLGGSLAYLHMGDIKGSLVGNKPAEDWTARDSCLTISYAHPWNDRLSVGANLKIIYEKIEQEDASTIAFDFGTFYKTVIDNLSFGLCLQNVGSGLKFIQEKSDLPINIKAGMSVKLLDERLLIALDANKPVDNEMNLRLGVEYQLIDALALRAGYRTDPDIGSGFSGGVGLKVMNYAIDYGFAPYGNLGDTHRISLRMDFLSE; via the coding sequence ATGCAAAAATTAATAAATCTCATATGTTTTATAAATCTTATAATTACTTTACCTGTTTTTGCCCAGGATAAGTATACCGGGGAAACCTGTGCTAATTTTTTAAAGTTAGATGTTGGGGCAAGACAGGGGGCTTTAGCCGGTGCCTTTGCTGGCGTAGGAGATGATGTCAATACCATCAATTATAACCCTGCGGGCTTAGTCTATGCCGGAACTATTTCTTTGACTGCCATGCATAATCAATGGTTTCAATCTATAAAATATGAATATCTTGGTTATGCTCAGCAGATGTGGTGGGGTGGAGTCCTTGGTGGAAGTTTAGCCTATCTCCATATGGGTGATATAAAAGGTAGTCTGGTTGGGAATAAACCAGCAGAGGATTGGACTGCCCGGGATTCTTGCTTGACCATTTCTTATGCCCATCCCTGGAATGATAGACTTTCTGTTGGGGCAAATCTTAAGATTATCTATGAAAAAATAGAACAAGAGGATGCCTCTACAATAGCATTTGATTTTGGCACCTTTTATAAAACAGTGATTGATAACCTCTCCTTTGGTTTATGTCTTCAAAATGTAGGTTCCGGGCTAAAATTTATTCAAGAAAAATCTGATTTGCCCATAAACATAAAAGCCGGGATGTCGGTAAAATTACTTGATGAACGGTTGCTCATTGCCCTTGATGCAAATAAACCTGTGGATAATGAGATGAATTTACGGCTTGGGGTTGAATATCAATTGATAGATGCCCTGGCATTACGCGCCGGGTATCGAACAGACCCGGATATTGGTTCTGGATTCTCTGGTGGTGTGGGATTAAAAGTAATGAATTATGCGATAGATTATGGTTTTGCCCCCTATGGTAACTTAGGCGATACCCACCGCATTTCTCTGCGTATGGACTTCTTATCTGAGTAA